ATGCCCTGTGCATCGACATCGCCGGCGAGGCCTCCATCCTCATGAACATGCAGGAGATGTCGACCGCCGTGCAGTTCGACCTGCCGGTGAAGATCTTCATCCTGAACAACAAGTACATGGGCATGGTGCGCCAGTGGCAGGAGCTGCTGCACGGCGGGCGCTACTCGCACTCCTATTCGGAGGCGCTGCCCGACTTCGTGAAGCTCGCCGACGCCTACGGCGGCGTGGGCATCCGCTGCGACAAGCCGGCCGACCTCGACGCGGCCATCGAGGAGATGATCGCCATCAAGCGGCCGGTGATCTTCGACTGCATCGTGGACCAGCAGGAGAACTGCTTCCCCATGATCCCGTCGGGCCGCGCCCACAACGAGATGATCCTCGGCGACATGGCGATCGATCTCGACGAGGCCATCACCGACGAGGGCAAGATGCTGGTGTGAGGCGGGCCCTCTCGCTTCCTCCCCTCTCCCGCAAGGGGAGAGGGAGCCTCTTCTCGGCGCATCGCCGCCCCCATCTCCATTCGAGACTTCCATGCCCAATTCCTCCGAGCCCATCGAGCGCCACACCCTCTCCGTCCTGGTCGACAACGAGCCGGGCGTGCTGGCGCGCGTCATCGGCCTGTTCTCCGGCCGCGGCTACAATATCGACAGCCTCACGGTGTCCGAGGTGAGCCACGAGGGTCACCTCTCGCGCATCACCATCGTCACCACCGGCACGCCCATGGTGATCGAGCAGATCAAGAACCAGCTCGACCGCCTCGTGCCGGTGCACCGGGTGCGCGACCTCACCGTGGAGGCGTCCTCCCTGGAGCGGGAGCTGGCCATGGTGAAGGTGCGCGGCGTGGGCGAGGCCCGCGGCGAGGCGCTCCGGCTCGCCGAGGCTTTCCGCGCCCGCGTGATCGACGCGACCCGCGAGAGCTTCGTGTTCGAGATCACCGGCAAGTCGGACAAGATCGACCAGTTCGCTTGGCTCATGGAGCCGCTTGGCCTCGTGGAGGTGGCGCGCACCGGCGTGGTGGCCATCTCGCGCGGCCCCGAGGCCATGTGAGGATCGCGGCCTGAGCATGTGACCATTCGGAAACAGGCGTTCGCCGGCAGCGCTGCCGTGCGAAACGCCTGTTTTCATTTGCCGCGATCCGGTGCAAAGGAGCCGCGGCCATCCCCCAATTCAAGACAACGCCCACAAGGAGACCATGATGCGCGTTTATTACGACAGCGACGCCGACCTGAACCTCATCAAGGGCAAGAAGGTCGCCGTCATCGGCTATGGCAGCCAGGGCCATGCCCACGCGCTCAACATGCGCGACTCGGGCGTGAAGGATGTCATCATCGGCCTGCGTCCCGGCTCCGCCTCCGCCAAGAAGGCCGAGGCCGAGGGCTTCAAGGTGATGGCGCCCGCCGAGGCGGCCAAGATCGCCGACGTGGTGATGATGCTGACCCCCGACGAGCTGCAGGGTGACATCTATCGCGAGAGCCTCGCCGACAACATGAAGCACGGCGCGGCGCTGCTGTTCGCCCACGGCCTCAACGTCCACTTCAACCTCATCGAGCCCCGCAAGGACCTCGACGTGCTGATGGTCGCCCCCAAGGGCCCCGGCCACACCGTGCGCTCGGAGTACCAGCGCGGCGGCGGCGTGCCGACCCTCATCGCTATCGCCCAGGACGCCTCGGGCAACGCCCATGATCTCGGCCTCTCCTACGCTTCCGCCATCGGCGGCGGCCGCGCCGGCGTCATCGAGACGACCTTCAAGGAAGAGTGCGAGACCGACCTCTTCGGCGAGCAGGTGGTGCTCTGCGGCGGCCTCGTGGAGCTGATCCGCGCCGGCTTCGAGACGCTGGTGGAAGCCGGCTACGCCCCCGAGATGGCCTATTTCGAGTGCCTCCACGAGGTGAAGCTCATCGTCGACCTCATCTATGAGGGCGGCATCGCCAACATGAACTACTCCATCTCCAACACTGCCGAATACGGTGAATACGTCACCGGCCCCCGCATCATCACCGCCGAGACCAAGGCCGAGATGAAGCGCGTGCTGAACGACATCCAGTCCGGCAAGTTCACCCGCGACTGGATGCTGGAGAACAAGGTCAACCAGGCCTCCTTCAAGGCCACCCGCGCCCGCGTCAACGCCCACCCCATCGAGGAAGTCGGCGAGAAGCTGCGCGCCATGATGCCCTGGATCAAGGCCAAGGCGCTGGTGGACAAGTCCAAGAACTGATCCTCATTCGCTGAGGCAGGCCCCGGAGCGGCGAAGGCTGCTCCGGGGTTTTTTTATTGGCCAAGGATCACGGCTCTCCGTCACTTGCCCTGAGCTGGCGCATCCTCTCCCGCCACAGGGAAAGCCATGTAGCGGGCGATGCGCCACATGCCGTCGCCTTCCCGGCGGAAGATGTCCATGCCTTCATCGCGGGACACCAGCCGGCCCTCCGGTCGCTCGGTGAGGATCCAGGTAAGGCGGACCATCGCGAGGTCGCCGGACACCATGATGTCCTTGATGTCGAACGCATAGGCGAGCCTGCCGGGCGATTTCGCCAAAGCCTTCGCGATGCGCGCGCAGACGGCGGCCTTGTCGCCCGCCGGCGCGCCCTGCATGTCCGACTGGAGGTCCTGGGCGAACAATTCGCAGGTGGCCGCGGCATCGCCCCGGTTGAAGGCCTCGGTCCAGGCGGCGAGGCGGGCGCGGATGGCGGTCTCGGCGGCGCGATCCGCGTTGGTGCGGTCCTCGGCCAGCGTGATCGTGGGCGAGAGCAGCAGAGCAAGGATCAGAACGGCCCGGCGCATTTCGCAAGTCTCCGATCGGCGCGCCGGTGACTAGAACACCCGCACCCACAATCCGGCAACCGTCAGTCCACGATGCGGGCCTGAATGGTCAGAATGTCCCACGCGGGCATGTCCGGCGGGTTGGCATAGGCGGTGGTGAAGACGTCGCTGCGTCCATCCGGATCGACGGCGCGGCGCGCCATCCCACCGATCTCCGCGCCATGCACCTCGATGAGGATGGCCGGCGCGGTGGCGGAGCCGTTGGCGATGGCGAGGCCGTCGCCATCCTTCGCGACGAAGGCATCGACCATGCCCGCCATCAGCTGCTTCGCCGCCGCCCGTGCCGTCGGCGGCAAGCCTTCG
The nucleotide sequence above comes from Xanthobacter flavus. Encoded proteins:
- the ilvN gene encoding acetolactate synthase small subunit translates to MPNSSEPIERHTLSVLVDNEPGVLARVIGLFSGRGYNIDSLTVSEVSHEGHLSRITIVTTGTPMVIEQIKNQLDRLVPVHRVRDLTVEASSLERELAMVKVRGVGEARGEALRLAEAFRARVIDATRESFVFEITGKSDKIDQFAWLMEPLGLVEVARTGVVAISRGPEAM
- the ilvC gene encoding ketol-acid reductoisomerase, yielding MRVYYDSDADLNLIKGKKVAVIGYGSQGHAHALNMRDSGVKDVIIGLRPGSASAKKAEAEGFKVMAPAEAAKIADVVMMLTPDELQGDIYRESLADNMKHGAALLFAHGLNVHFNLIEPRKDLDVLMVAPKGPGHTVRSEYQRGGGVPTLIAIAQDASGNAHDLGLSYASAIGGGRAGVIETTFKEECETDLFGEQVVLCGGLVELIRAGFETLVEAGYAPEMAYFECLHEVKLIVDLIYEGGIANMNYSISNTAEYGEYVTGPRIITAETKAEMKRVLNDIQSGKFTRDWMLENKVNQASFKATRARVNAHPIEEVGEKLRAMMPWIKAKALVDKSKN
- a CDS encoding YybH family protein — translated: MRRAVLILALLLSPTITLAEDRTNADRAAETAIRARLAAWTEAFNRGDAAATCELFAQDLQSDMQGAPAGDKAAVCARIAKALAKSPGRLAYAFDIKDIMVSGDLAMVRLTWILTERPEGRLVSRDEGMDIFRREGDGMWRIARYMAFPVAGEDAPAQGK